From one uncultured Bacteroides sp. genomic stretch:
- a CDS encoding TetR/AcrR family transcriptional regulator, with translation MSKADKTKELIIERTAEIFNTKGFSGTSLNDMTSVTGLTKGSIYGNFKNKDEVAMEAFKFNLQIMNHLFSAEMAKKTSFRDKLLVYTDVLSNFSERKFPRGGCPILNTAVESDDTHPLLKQRAQKALLAWKDKIADILENGMETGEFKSGLNTEQVAISILASLEGAIMIRKLTDNQKYIQFAMKSLQDYIHQL, from the coding sequence ATGTCAAAAGCAGATAAAACAAAGGAACTAATCATTGAACGGACAGCCGAAATCTTCAATACTAAAGGTTTTTCGGGAACTTCGTTGAACGATATGACAAGTGTCACTGGATTAACCAAAGGAAGCATTTACGGTAACTTCAAGAATAAAGATGAAGTAGCCATGGAAGCTTTTAAATTTAATCTGCAAATAATGAACCATCTCTTCTCTGCCGAAATGGCAAAAAAGACAAGTTTCCGCGACAAATTATTGGTTTATACTGACGTACTAAGCAATTTTTCGGAAAGGAAATTTCCCCGGGGAGGCTGTCCGATACTGAATACAGCTGTAGAGTCAGATGATACGCATCCCTTACTGAAACAACGTGCACAAAAAGCATTGTTAGCTTGGAAAGATAAAATTGCCGATATATTAGAGAATGGCATGGAGACCGGCGAATTTAAATCCGGACTGAACACCGAACAGGTTGCCATCAGCATTCTGGCTTCATTAGAGGGAGCCATTATGATACGAAAACTTACCGACAATCAGAAATATATTCAATTTGCGATGAAATCTCTTCAAGATTACATTCATCAACTATAA
- a CDS encoding riboflavin synthase: MFSGIVEEYAEVVSLVKDQENLHLTMKCSFVNELKIDQSISHNGVCLTVVSKTADTYTTTAMKETIDCSNIGLLKVGDKVNVERSMMMNGRLDGHIVQGHVDQTVTCIGITDAEGSWYFTFKYAFDKEMAKRGYVTVDKGSVTVNGVSLTVCNPTDDTFQVAIIPYTYEHTNFHALEIGSVVNVEFDIIGKYISRMIAL; the protein is encoded by the coding sequence ATGTTTTCAGGAATAGTAGAAGAATACGCAGAAGTCGTATCATTGGTGAAAGATCAGGAAAACCTTCACCTCACCATGAAGTGTTCGTTTGTTAATGAATTGAAAATAGATCAGAGCATATCCCACAATGGCGTTTGCCTTACAGTAGTGAGCAAAACGGCAGATACGTATACTACGACTGCTATGAAAGAGACTATTGATTGCTCAAACATCGGATTGCTCAAGGTGGGGGACAAGGTGAATGTGGAAAGAAGCATGATGATGAACGGTCGGCTCGACGGGCATATAGTTCAGGGACATGTGGATCAGACGGTCACTTGCATAGGCATAACGGATGCTGAAGGGAGCTGGTATTTTACTTTTAAATATGCTTTCGATAAAGAAATGGCTAAACGTGGATATGTTACTGTAGATAAAGGATCGGTCACCGTGAATGGTGTGAGCCTTACAGTGTGCAATCCTACAGATGATACGTTCCAAGTCGCCATTATTCCTTATACCTACGAGCATACAAACTTCCATGCTTTAGAAATAGGGAGCGTTGTGAATGTGGAATTTGATATTATAGGTAAATACATTAGTAGAATGATAGCATTATGA
- a CDS encoding nitroreductase family protein, translating into MNDFLKLVLARQSDRAFDKKRAIEPEKLEYILEAARLAPSACNAQPWKFVVVTDRELAVKVGKAAAGLGMNKFAKDAPVHILVVEDSANISSILGGKIKNKHFPLIDLGIVTAHIILAAESEGLGSCVLGWLDEEEVKSLTGIPASKRLLLDIVIGYPMKEKRKKIRKSIEKIISYNHY; encoded by the coding sequence ATGAATGATTTCCTGAAGCTGGTTCTTGCCCGTCAGAGTGACAGGGCGTTTGATAAAAAACGTGCTATAGAGCCTGAAAAGCTTGAGTATATTCTTGAAGCAGCTCGCCTTGCGCCTTCGGCCTGCAATGCTCAGCCATGGAAGTTTGTAGTGGTAACGGATAGAGAATTGGCTGTAAAAGTCGGGAAGGCGGCAGCGGGCTTGGGAATGAATAAGTTTGCTAAAGATGCACCTGTACACATTTTGGTAGTCGAAGATTCGGCGAATATTTCTTCCATACTGGGTGGGAAAATAAAAAACAAACATTTCCCACTTATCGATTTAGGCATAGTGACTGCTCATATTATTCTTGCTGCCGAAAGTGAAGGGCTTGGTTCTTGTGTGCTTGGCTGGCTCGATGAAGAAGAGGTGAAGTCTCTTACAGGCATTCCGGCTTCAAAACGGTTGTTGCTGGATATTGTTATTGGCTACCCGATGAAGGAAAAGCGGAAGAAAATTCGTAAATCGATTGAAAAAATCATTTCCTATAATCATTATTGA
- a CDS encoding YihY/virulence factor BrkB family protein, producing the protein MNKKINFIWEFLTYDIWRITESEVTKTKFSLYTIIKTIYLCVNRFSKDRIVNKASALTYSTLLSIVPILAILFAIARGFGFSNLMEHQVRHGLGGASDTTEVLLQFVNSYLSQTKSGVFIGVGLVLLLWTVVNLTSNIERTFNRIWQIKKPRSMYRKITDYFSMFLLLPILIVVSGGLSIFMSTALKGMDNFVVLAPILKFLVRLIPFVLTWFMFTALYIFMPNTKVKLKHALISGILIGTAYQAFQFLYIGSQLWVSRYNAIYGSFAAIPMFLLWLQISWTICLFGAELTYAGQNIQYFSFDKDTRNISRRYHDFIAILIMSLVTKRFANNKPPYTAEELSAEHHIPIRLTNQILYQLQEINLIHEIVTDHKSEDIAYQTSIDINQLNVALLLDKLDTFGSEDFKVDKEEFVGQWKALMESREQLYKSASQVLLKDL; encoded by the coding sequence ATGAATAAAAAAATAAACTTTATCTGGGAATTTTTGACATACGACATCTGGCGTATAACGGAAAGCGAAGTTACAAAGACAAAGTTCTCACTTTATACCATTATAAAAACGATTTATCTATGCGTAAATCGCTTTTCAAAAGATCGAATTGTGAATAAAGCTTCGGCGCTAACTTACAGTACCTTGCTATCCATCGTTCCCATTCTGGCCATATTGTTTGCCATTGCCCGTGGCTTCGGTTTCTCCAATCTAATGGAACACCAGGTGCGCCACGGTCTGGGGGGAGCCAGCGATACCACGGAAGTACTTCTTCAGTTTGTCAATTCTTATCTGTCGCAAACTAAAAGTGGCGTTTTCATCGGTGTGGGGTTAGTTCTTTTACTGTGGACAGTGGTTAACCTTACCAGCAACATCGAACGCACATTTAACCGCATCTGGCAGATAAAGAAACCTCGTAGTATGTATCGAAAAATAACAGACTACTTCTCCATGTTCCTTTTGTTGCCCATTCTAATTGTTGTTTCAGGAGGATTATCCATCTTTATGAGCACTGCACTCAAAGGAATGGATAATTTTGTAGTGTTGGCTCCTATTCTGAAGTTTTTAGTGCGCCTTATTCCTTTTGTACTCACTTGGTTCATGTTTACAGCTCTTTATATTTTCATGCCTAACACAAAAGTAAAATTGAAACATGCACTGATATCAGGTATTCTCATCGGAACAGCTTATCAGGCTTTCCAATTTCTATATATAGGCAGCCAGTTATGGGTATCGAGATACAATGCTATCTATGGTAGCTTTGCCGCTATCCCTATGTTTTTGTTATGGCTTCAGATATCTTGGACTATTTGCCTTTTCGGAGCAGAACTAACGTATGCCGGACAAAACATACAATACTTTAGCTTTGATAAAGACACTCGCAATATCAGTCGTCGCTATCATGATTTTATTGCTATTCTCATTATGTCTCTCGTAACCAAACGATTTGCGAACAACAAACCACCTTATACAGCCGAAGAGCTTTCGGCAGAACACCACATCCCAATCAGACTAACCAACCAGATACTCTATCAATTGCAAGAGATTAATCTCATTCATGAAATAGTGACAGATCATAAAAGTGAAGACATTGCTTATCAAACCTCAATAGACATTAATCAGCTCAATGTAGCCTTGTTGCTAGATAAGCTTGATACTTTCGGGTCCGAAGATTTTAAAGTCGATAAAGAAGAATTTGTAGGACAATGGAAAGCCTTAATGGAATCAAGGGAACAACTTTACAAAAGCGCCAGTCAAGTGTTGCTAAAAGATCTTTAA